A region from the Sandaracinus amylolyticus genome encodes:
- a CDS encoding FecR family protein has protein sequence MSDERLRASLRDASDEHRLHHNWGAIEARRSARPARGALVIGAAAASIALVVLAIRGSTPRPGPLQLGDGAELACAPGRDLVLADGSRVDVDANSELDVLENDAHALRWWLRAGRARFDVTPGGSRRWIVETGAVVVEVLGTSFTVAHVDGGVRVDVEHGVVLVRGDDVPGGLARLTAGRSMTIGARQALETLVVAARSETPPEATLETAGPERRPARATTAPSRETAPSEAVAPETAPPETAPAEPAAAERRAGDLRDADLLRSQGRVAEAAALLGDIARAHDEPRADRALAAFTLARLALDRLDRPRDAADAFTLALELGLDTTLVEAARARRVEALVRAGETARATEAAREYVRHHPAGRWRHQVERWVAR, from the coding sequence ATGAGCGACGAGCGACTGCGCGCGTCGCTGCGCGACGCCAGCGACGAGCACCGGCTGCATCACAACTGGGGGGCGATCGAGGCGCGGCGCAGCGCGCGCCCGGCGCGCGGCGCGCTCGTGATCGGCGCCGCGGCCGCATCGATCGCGCTCGTCGTCCTCGCGATCCGCGGGTCGACCCCGCGGCCCGGCCCGCTGCAGCTGGGGGACGGCGCGGAGCTCGCGTGCGCGCCGGGGCGCGACCTGGTGCTCGCCGACGGCTCGCGCGTCGACGTGGACGCGAACAGCGAGCTCGACGTGCTCGAGAACGACGCGCACGCGCTGCGGTGGTGGCTGCGCGCAGGGCGCGCACGGTTCGACGTGACGCCGGGAGGATCGAGGCGCTGGATCGTCGAGACCGGCGCGGTGGTGGTCGAGGTGCTCGGCACGTCGTTCACGGTGGCGCACGTCGACGGTGGGGTGCGGGTCGACGTCGAGCACGGCGTCGTGCTGGTGCGGGGTGACGACGTGCCGGGTGGGCTCGCGCGGCTCACCGCGGGTCGGTCGATGACGATCGGCGCGCGGCAGGCGCTCGAGACGCTCGTGGTCGCGGCGCGGTCCGAGACGCCGCCGGAGGCGACGCTCGAGACCGCGGGGCCCGAGCGCAGGCCAGCTCGCGCCACGACCGCGCCATCGCGCGAGACCGCGCCGTCCGAGGCCGTCGCGCCCGAGACCGCGCCCCCCGAGACTGCACCGGCCGAGCCCGCAGCCGCCGAGCGACGCGCGGGCGATCTGCGCGACGCCGACCTGCTGCGCTCGCAGGGGCGCGTCGCCGAAGCGGCCGCGCTGCTCGGGGACATCGCGCGCGCGCACGACGAGCCGCGTGCCGATCGCGCGCTCGCCGCGTTCACGCTCGCGCGCCTCGCGCTCGACCGCCTCGATCGACCGCGGGACGCGGCGGATGCGTTCACGCTCGCGCTGGAGCTCGGGCTCGACACCACCCTCGTCGAGGCGGCGCGCGCCCGTCGCGTCGAGGCGCTGGTGCGCGCGGGCGAGACCGCGCGCGCGACCGAGGCCGCGCGTGAGTACGTGCGTCACCATCCCGCGGGACGGTGGCGGCACCAGGTCGAGCGTTGGGTCGCGCGCTGA
- a CDS encoding cupin domain-containing protein, with protein MAESTYAFRKLIAPITPEQFYAEHWERKPLVIRREQRDYYADLLSLRAFDHVITTQALMHPQCFIANAARQVDASEYTFPNNSVDSARLYQQFADGGTIVFNQLEGFIPPLADLCRSLERDISTRFQCNIYCTPSNAQGFPTHYDSHDVFILQIHGTKHWILYNTPVELPFKGQPFRRDETPKGEVTAEFDLHPGDMLYLPRGVMHDAQTREGETLHITLGALATSWTELLLEAVAKVALGDADFRRSLPVGYAQTEFDRARSREFFQSLMKRVAERVDFDAAMDHFADDLVSTRHALLEGQMEQILRLPKLSVKDRAGARPNLVYRWRIRDGQFIVSCYGAEMRLPEHAAEPARFALETPDFVIEDLPGDLDDAGKLVLVRRLVREGMVRVHA; from the coding sequence ATGGCCGAGAGCACGTACGCGTTCCGCAAGCTCATCGCTCCGATCACGCCGGAGCAGTTCTACGCCGAGCACTGGGAGCGCAAGCCGCTCGTCATCCGTCGCGAGCAGCGCGACTACTACGCCGACCTCCTCAGCCTGCGCGCGTTCGATCACGTGATCACCACGCAGGCGCTGATGCACCCGCAGTGCTTCATCGCGAACGCCGCGCGGCAGGTCGACGCGAGCGAGTACACGTTCCCGAACAACAGCGTCGACTCGGCGCGCCTCTACCAGCAGTTCGCGGACGGCGGGACGATCGTCTTCAACCAGCTCGAGGGGTTCATCCCGCCGCTGGCCGATCTCTGTCGCTCGCTCGAGCGCGACATCAGCACGCGCTTCCAGTGCAACATCTACTGCACGCCGAGCAACGCGCAGGGCTTCCCCACGCACTACGACTCGCACGACGTCTTCATCCTGCAGATCCACGGGACGAAGCACTGGATCCTCTACAACACGCCGGTCGAGCTGCCCTTCAAGGGCCAGCCGTTCCGCCGCGACGAGACGCCGAAGGGCGAGGTCACCGCGGAGTTCGATCTGCACCCCGGCGACATGCTCTATCTCCCGCGCGGCGTGATGCACGACGCGCAGACGCGCGAGGGCGAGACGCTGCACATCACGCTCGGCGCGCTCGCGACGAGCTGGACCGAGCTGCTCCTCGAGGCCGTCGCGAAGGTCGCGCTCGGTGACGCGGACTTCCGCCGCTCGCTCCCCGTCGGCTACGCGCAGACCGAGTTCGATCGCGCGCGGTCGCGCGAGTTCTTCCAGTCGCTCATGAAGCGCGTGGCCGAGCGCGTCGACTTCGACGCCGCGATGGATCACTTCGCGGACGACCTCGTCTCGACGCGCCACGCGCTGCTCGAGGGACAGATGGAGCAGATCCTCCGCCTGCCCAAGCTGAGCGTGAAGGATCGCGCGGGCGCGCGTCCGAACCTCGTCTATCGCTGGAGGATCCGCGACGGTCAGTTCATCGTCTCGTGCTACGGCGCGGAGATGCGCCTGCCCGAGCACGCGGCGGAGCCGGCGCGCTTCGCGCTCGAGACGCCCGACTTCGTGATCGAGGATCTCCCGGGCGACCTCGACGACGCGGGCAAGCTCGTGCTCGTGCGTCGCCTGGTGCGCGAGGGCATGGTGCGCGTCCACGCCTGA
- a CDS encoding aldo/keto reductase: MEQRALGPGDLRVSVVTFGAMGFAAPGPDEDARRAAILRAALDAGVTAIDTAPLYGFGRSERVVGKVIAELRPRPKVLTKVGLRWDCPSQHGEPLFQALGEHGQPLVVRRDSRPESVLLEIERSLERLGVERLDLVQVHQRDRRVPIRETFAALRDAVRAGAVAHVGVSNFTGREVEEARAALGDVPLASLQSPLSLLTRDVERDGLVAARRVGAGFLAYSPLAQGLLCGTYGPHREVKDWRAGTALFAPKVRELIQEAIRDVLQPIATRHGATPGQVSLAWVLARPGVSAVIAGASSEAQARQNAGASALRLEPREIAELESAFARVTAAAQRHAKVGGVMRRARSVVGAVKRRVMPSGS, translated from the coding sequence ATGGAGCAGCGAGCGCTCGGGCCCGGAGATCTGCGGGTATCCGTCGTCACGTTCGGCGCGATGGGCTTCGCCGCGCCAGGCCCCGACGAGGACGCGCGCCGCGCCGCGATCCTCCGCGCCGCGCTCGACGCCGGCGTGACCGCGATCGACACCGCGCCGCTCTACGGCTTCGGTCGCTCGGAGCGCGTCGTCGGCAAGGTCATCGCGGAGCTGCGGCCGCGCCCGAAGGTGCTCACGAAGGTCGGCCTGCGCTGGGACTGCCCCTCGCAGCACGGCGAGCCGCTCTTCCAGGCGCTCGGCGAGCACGGGCAGCCGCTCGTCGTGCGGCGCGACTCGCGCCCGGAGTCGGTGCTGCTCGAGATCGAGCGCAGCCTCGAGCGGCTCGGGGTGGAGCGGCTCGATCTGGTGCAGGTGCACCAGCGTGATCGACGGGTGCCCATCCGCGAGACGTTCGCCGCGCTGCGCGACGCGGTGCGCGCGGGCGCGGTGGCGCACGTCGGGGTGTCGAACTTCACGGGGCGCGAGGTCGAAGAAGCGCGCGCCGCGCTCGGTGACGTGCCGCTCGCGAGCCTGCAGTCGCCGCTGAGCTTGCTGACGCGCGACGTCGAGCGCGACGGGCTCGTCGCGGCGCGCCGCGTGGGCGCGGGGTTCCTCGCGTACTCACCGCTCGCGCAGGGCCTGCTCTGCGGCACCTACGGCCCGCACCGCGAGGTCAAGGACTGGCGCGCCGGGACCGCGCTCTTCGCGCCGAAGGTTCGCGAGCTGATCCAGGAGGCGATCCGCGACGTGCTCCAGCCGATCGCGACGCGCCACGGCGCGACGCCGGGCCAGGTGTCGCTCGCGTGGGTGCTCGCGCGCCCCGGCGTGAGCGCGGTGATCGCGGGCGCGAGCAGCGAGGCGCAGGCGCGACAGAACGCGGGCGCGTCGGCGCTGCGCCTCGAGCCGCGCGAGATCGCGGAGCTGGAGAGCGCGTTCGCGCGGGTCACGGCCGCCGCGCAGCGACACGCGAAGGTCGGCGGGGTGATGCGCAGGGCGCGCAGCGTGGTCGGGGCGGTGAAGCGGCGGGTGATGCCCTCGGGATCGTGA
- a CDS encoding RNA polymerase sigma factor, whose product MTELPAPSFVDDADLVRRARDGDRWATEALYRRHAGAVTSAVTRVLGRVHEADDVVQDTFVRALERLDQVRDGVAFRAWIQRIAITLCHRRFRRRRLLRALGLDRGDDDATLAAHAAHGSRPDLVAELREIDGALATLSVASRSAWILHRVEGWTLEETAHALSVSLATCKRRLAEADERIAPLRRLTAEDRA is encoded by the coding sequence GTGACCGAGCTGCCCGCGCCGTCGTTCGTCGACGACGCGGACCTGGTGCGCCGCGCGCGCGACGGGGATCGCTGGGCGACGGAGGCGCTCTACCGGCGCCACGCCGGCGCGGTGACGAGCGCGGTGACGCGCGTGCTCGGCCGGGTGCACGAGGCCGACGACGTGGTGCAGGACACGTTCGTGCGCGCGCTCGAGCGGCTCGATCAGGTGCGCGACGGCGTCGCGTTCCGCGCGTGGATCCAGCGCATCGCGATCACGCTCTGTCATCGCAGGTTCCGACGGCGGCGCCTGTTGCGCGCGCTGGGCCTCGACCGGGGTGACGACGACGCGACGCTCGCGGCGCACGCCGCGCACGGGAGCCGTCCCGATCTCGTCGCGGAGCTGCGCGAGATCGATGGCGCGCTCGCGACGCTCTCGGTGGCTTCACGGAGCGCGTGGATCCTCCATCGCGTCGAGGGCTGGACGCTCGAGGAGACCGCGCACGCGCTCTCGGTCTCGCTCGCCACGTGCAAGCGCAGGCTCGCCGAGGCAGACGAGCGAATCGCGCCGCTGCGGCGGCTCACGGCGGAGGACCGAGCATGA